A window of Pseudomonas putida genomic DNA:
GCTCGGGAGAACGGGCGTGACGTTGCGCCGCAGCGGCAGGAATGATCAGCAGCGAGGTGATCAGCAGCACGCCGACGATCTTCATGGCCACGGCAATCACCACCGCGATCAGCAGCATCAGCGCCATGCGCAGCCCGGCAACCGGCAGGCCTTCGACCGTTGCCAGCTCTTCGTGCACCGTAACGGCCAGCAACGGCCGCCACAGGGCAGCGAGCAGCAGCAACACCAGCGCACTGCCGCCAATTATCCAGGCCAGGTCGGTGGTGCTGATGGCCAGCAGGTCGCCGAACAGGTAGGCCATCAGGTCGATGCGCACATCGTGCATGAAGCTCAGCGCCACCAGGCCCAGCGACAAGGTGCTGGGGGCGAGGATGCCGAGCAGGGTGTCGGAGGCCAGCGGTTGGCGTTGTTGCAAGGTCACCAGCAAGATCGCCAGCAACAGGCAGCCCACGGTTACCGCCAGCGCCGGGCTGACGTCCAGGGCAAAGCCCAGGGCCACGCCCAGCAGCGCGGCGTGGGACAAGGTGTCGCCGAAGTAGGCCATGCGCCGCCACACCACGAAGGAACCCAGCGGGCCGGCCACTAGTGCCAGGGACAAGCCGGCAAGCAGGGCGTAGAGAAGAAAATCAGCCATGCTTGCAGTGCGCTCCGTGAACATGGGTGCCAGGGGCGACCACCGAGCCGTGCAGGTCGTGGCTGTGGTCGTGATGATGATGGTAGATGGCCAGGCTGGGTGCTGCGGTCTGGCCGAACAGCTCGACGAATGCCGGGTCACCGCTGACCTGCTCCGGGTGCCCCGAACAGCACACGTGGCGGTTCAGGCACACCACTTGGTCGGTGGCACTCATCACCAGGTGCAGGTCGTGGGAAACCATCAGTACGCCGCAACCGTGGCGGTCGCGCAGGCGGGTAATGAGGTTGTACAGCTCGGTCTGGCCGACCACGTCAACGCCTTGTACCGGCTCGTCGAGTACCAGCAACTGGGGTTCGCGCAGCAGGGCGCGGGCCAGCAGCACGCGCTGCATCTCGCCACCGGAAATGGTCTGGATCGGGCTGTCGATAACCTGCTCGGCGCCCACTTCCTGCAACGCCGACAAGGCTGCCGCGCGGTCTACACCAGGCACCAGGCGCAAGAAGCGCAGTACCGACAGTGGCAGCGTGGCATCGACCTGGATTTTTTGCGGCATGTAGCCAATGCGCAGTTTCGGCTTGCGCCATACCTTGCCGCGGTGCGGCTTGAGCAGGCCAAGCACGGCGCGCACCAGGGTGGTCTTGCCCGCCCCGTTCGGGCCGATCAGGGTGACGATCTGGCCGGGTGCGACCGACAGGTCGATGCTGTCGAGCACGGCCTCGCCGCCGAAGGTGACGCCGACCTGCTCCAGGCGGATCAGTGCATCGCTCATGCCGCGCTCCGGCAATTGCTGCACAGGCCGACCACTTCCACAGTCTGGGTCTCGACCGTGAAGCCCACGCCCTTGGCGCTGCTGATGATGGCTTCGCTGATGCTGTCCTGTTCCAGCTCGATGGCCACATGGCATGCCCGGCAGATCAGGAACTGCCCTTGGTGCAGGTGTTCCGGGTGGCTGCAGCCGATGAAGGCGTTTAGCGAGGCGATGCGGTGCACCAGGCCGTTTTCCAGCAAGAAGTCCAGGGCGCGGTATACCGTGGGTGGTGCGGCGCGGCGGCCGTCCTGCTCACTGAGCACGGCGAGGATGTCGTAAGCGCCCAGCGGCTTGTGGCTCTGCCACACCAGTTCCAGCACTCGACGGCGCAGCGCGGTCAGGCGCAGGCCCTGGCGGGTGCACAAGGCGTCGGCTTCAGCCAGTGCGTTGTGCACGCAATGGGAGTGATCGTGAGGGCGGTTGGCCAGCGGCGTGATGGACATGGGCAGCGACGGTTCTGGATAGAGACGTTATTATGTTACCTGTTTCTCACGACTCGAGTATTCACCGTGTCCCGATTCCTAGTCCTTTTTGTCGCTTTCATCGCATTTTCCGCCCAGGCCGACGTGCGCGTGCTGACCAGTATCAAACCCCTGCAGCAGATTGCCGCCGCCGTGCAGGACGGTGTTGGCAGCCCTGAGGTATTGCTGCCGCCGGGCGCTTCGCCGCACCACTACGCGCTGCGCCCGTCTGACGTACGGCTGGTGGGCGATGCCGACCTGCTGTACTGGATCGGTCCGGACATGGAGGGCTTTTTGCCGCGAGTGCTGGGTAGCCGCAGCAAGACCACAGTAGCCGTGCAGTCACTGCCGGGCATGAAGCTGCGCCACTTTGGCGAGGACAGCCAGTCGCATGAGGAAGAAGACCACGATGACCATGATCATGACCATCGTCCGGGCAGCCTGGATGCGCACTTGTGGCTATCGTCGGTCAACGCGCGGGTTATCGCAGCGAAAATGGCGGCTGACCTGGCGCAAGTCGATCCGGCCAATGCGGCGCGTTACCAGAGCAACCTGAAGGCGTTCGAGGAACGCCTGGACGCGTTGGATGGACGGATCAAGGCGCGGGTGGCCGGGATTGCCGGCAAGCCGTACTTCGTGTTCCACGAAGCATTCGACTATTTCGAGGCCGAGTATGGCCTGAAGCACACCGGGGTGTTCAGCGTGGCGTCCGAGGTGCAGCCGGGCGCGCAGCATGTGGCAGCCATGCGCAAGCGCCTGCAGGAAGTAGGCAAGACCTGTGTGTTCAGCGAACCGCCATTGCGGCCACGGCTGGCCGAGACCTTGACCGCCGGGCTGCCGGTGCGGCTGGCCGAGCTGGATGCACTGGGCGGTACCGACCCGGTGGATGGCAAGGGCTATGAGCGCTTGCTGGAGAAGCTGGGTGGCGACCTGGTTGGGTGCCTGGAGCAGTTGTAAGCCTGTACCGGCCTATTTGCGGGTAAACCCGCTCCCACAGGGACAGCACAAATCTCAAGCCTGTCACCATACCTGTGGAAGCGGGTTTGCCCGCGAAGAAGCAAACGCGGTCTAGAGGGCAAACGGCAGGTGCAAGGCCACCTGCTGACGCTGCGCCAAACGCACTTCGAACTCGCTCGGGTCATGGATCATCACATCCATCCCGGCAAACGATTCCGCTGCAATCAGGCGCGACAGCCAGAAGCGCACGCAGCCTACCCGCAACATCTCCGGCCACAGCTCGGCTTCGGCGGCGGTGAACGGCCGGAGCGCCGCATAGGCCGCCAGCAATGCCTGGGCGCGTGGCACATCGATCGCGCCGTGTTCATCCAGGCACCAGTCGTTCACAGTGATGGCGATGTCATACAGCATCGGCCCGGAACAGGCATTGTAAAAGTCGATCACACCGGTCAGGTGGGTGCCTTCGAACATCACGTTGTCGCGGAACAGGTCGGCATGCAGGTTGGCCCGTGGAAGGGCCAGGATCTGCACCTTGTGTGCGCTGATTTCATCCAGTGCCGGCTGCAGCAGTGCGGCTTGCTCGGCGGTGAGACGCGGCAGCAGCTCGGCACCCGAGGCCAGCATCCAGTCCAGGCCGCGGTCGGTGCGGCGCTCGATGATGTGCTCGCGGGTGGCCAGGTGAATGTGCGCCAGTAGTTCGCCAACCTGTGCGCAGTGCTGGGCATTCGGTGCCTTGATGTGCTTGCCCGACAGCCGTGGCTGCAGCAGTGCCGGCTTGCCGCACAGCTCGCGCAGGCCGTTGCCGTCGCGGTCACGTATCGCATAGGGCACCGGCATGTCGGCAGCGTGCAGGGTATCGAGCAGCTCGATGAAGAACGGCATGTCCTCGCTGGGCCCACGCTCGATCAGCGTCAGGACGAACTCCCCCTGTTCGAGGCTGACGAAGAAATTGCTGTTCTCGGTGCCGGCGGCGATGCCCTGGAAATCGAGCAGACGACCCAGCGCGTACGGCGCCAGAAAGGTTTCCAGCTCAGGCCGGGTCACGGGGGTGAAAACTGACATGATGAAAATTTGCCCATACGGGCACTCCGCCGGGAAGTGCCGGGTTGATGTGAACGGTGCGCGTCAGATTACCACTCAAAGATCTTCCAGGACGGAATCAGCATGTCCGGCTGGTCGGATCGAATGAAATTGCCATCAGAGCCATCGGCGCGTACCAGGAAATAAGGCTTGCCGTTTTTCGGCGTGATCTTGATCGCATACAGGAACCCGTTCTGCCGGTACTCCTGGATGGTTTTGTCGCCTTCCGTGCGAATGGTCACCTCGGGATCGGCCGAGGGGGCGTCGTCCGCCGCCAGGGTGACGACAGGCATGGTTGCCAACAGACCGAGCAGTAACAGGCGATTGAGTGTACGCATGATAACCTTGTCCCTTTGTCGTCAATGATTCTGGCTATTCTAGCGCCGGACCCGTCGAAAAGGTTGATTCTGCTCATGAGCCAAGCGCCCCTCGTCCTGGTGGACGGTTCCTCCTACCTGTACCGCGCCTTCCATGCGCTGCCGCCGTTGACTACTTCCAAGGGCATGCCGACCGGGGCCGTGAAGGGCGTGCTGAACATGCTCAAGAGCCTGCGCAAGCAATACCCCGACAGCTTGTTCGCGGTGGTGTTCGACGCCAAGGGCGGTACTTTCCGCGATGCCATGTTCGCCGAATACAAAGCCAACCGCCCGAGCATGCCGGACGACCTGCGGGTGCAGATCGAGCCGCTGCACGCCAGCGTCAAGGCCTTGGGTTACCCGCTGCTGTGTGTCGAAGGGGTCGAGGCCGACGACGTGATCGGCACCCTGGCGCGCAGCAGTGCAGCCTTGCGCCGGCCGGTCATCATCTCGACCGGTGACAAGGACATGGCGCAGCTGGTGGACGGGCACATTACCTTGGTCAACACCATGACCGGAAGCGTGCTGGACGTGGCCGGCGTGCACGAGAAGTTTGGCGTCGGTCCGGAACACATCATCGACTTCCTGGCGCTGATGGGCGACAAGGTCGACAACATCCCCGGCGTGCCGGGTGTGGGCGAAAAAACCGCAGTGGGCCTGCTGACCGGCATCGGCGGCGGCCTCAGCGACTTGTACGCCAACCTGGACAAGGTTCCGACGCTGGCCATTCGCGGCGCCAAGACCCTGCCGGCCAAGCTTGAAGAGCATCGCGACGCCGCGTTCCTGTCTTATGAGCTGGCGACCATCAAGGTCGATGTACCCCTGGACATCGAAGTGGATGCCCTGGTGTGCGGCGAGCCGGACCGTGAAGCGTTGCTGGCGCTGTATACCGAGATGGAGTTCAAGAGCTGGGTCGCCGAGGTGCAACGCGACGCGGCCAAGGCCGGTGACGACATCGCGCCGCTGGCTGAGCCGGCGGCGAAGGTCGAGCCCAGGTACGAAACCATC
This region includes:
- the znuC gene encoding zinc ABC transporter ATP-binding protein ZnuC translates to MSDALIRLEQVGVTFGGEAVLDSIDLSVAPGQIVTLIGPNGAGKTTLVRAVLGLLKPHRGKVWRKPKLRIGYMPQKIQVDATLPLSVLRFLRLVPGVDRAAALSALQEVGAEQVIDSPIQTISGGEMQRVLLARALLREPQLLVLDEPVQGVDVVGQTELYNLITRLRDRHGCGVLMVSHDLHLVMSATDQVVCLNRHVCCSGHPEQVSGDPAFVELFGQTAAPSLAIYHHHHDHSHDLHGSVVAPGTHVHGAHCKHG
- the zur gene encoding zinc uptake transcriptional repressor Zur, which gives rise to MSITPLANRPHDHSHCVHNALAEADALCTRQGLRLTALRRRVLELVWQSHKPLGAYDILAVLSEQDGRRAAPPTVYRALDFLLENGLVHRIASLNAFIGCSHPEHLHQGQFLICRACHVAIELEQDSISEAIISSAKGVGFTVETQTVEVVGLCSNCRSAA
- a CDS encoding homoserine kinase, which codes for MSVFTPVTRPELETFLAPYALGRLLDFQGIAAGTENSNFFVSLEQGEFVLTLIERGPSEDMPFFIELLDTLHAADMPVPYAIRDRDGNGLRELCGKPALLQPRLSGKHIKAPNAQHCAQVGELLAHIHLATREHIIERRTDRGLDWMLASGAELLPRLTAEQAALLQPALDEISAHKVQILALPRANLHADLFRDNVMFEGTHLTGVIDFYNACSGPMLYDIAITVNDWCLDEHGAIDVPRAQALLAAYAALRPFTAAEAELWPEMLRVGCVRFWLSRLIAAESFAGMDVMIHDPSEFEVRLAQRQQVALHLPFAL
- the znuB gene encoding zinc ABC transporter permease subunit ZnuB, coding for MADFLLYALLAGLSLALVAGPLGSFVVWRRMAYFGDTLSHAALLGVALGFALDVSPALAVTVGCLLLAILLVTLQQRQPLASDTLLGILAPSTLSLGLVALSFMHDVRIDLMAYLFGDLLAISTTDLAWIIGGSALVLLLLAALWRPLLAVTVHEELATVEGLPVAGLRMALMLLIAVVIAVAMKIVGVLLITSLLIIPAAAAQRHARSPEQMALGASLLGVTAVCSGLAMSWFKDTPAGPSIVVCAAVLFLLSLALPKR
- a CDS encoding DUF2782 domain-containing protein; this encodes MRTLNRLLLLGLLATMPVVTLAADDAPSADPEVTIRTEGDKTIQEYRQNGFLYAIKITPKNGKPYFLVRADGSDGNFIRSDQPDMLIPSWKIFEW
- a CDS encoding zinc ABC transporter substrate-binding protein, producing MSRFLVLFVAFIAFSAQADVRVLTSIKPLQQIAAAVQDGVGSPEVLLPPGASPHHYALRPSDVRLVGDADLLYWIGPDMEGFLPRVLGSRSKTTVAVQSLPGMKLRHFGEDSQSHEEEDHDDHDHDHRPGSLDAHLWLSSVNARVIAAKMAADLAQVDPANAARYQSNLKAFEERLDALDGRIKARVAGIAGKPYFVFHEAFDYFEAEYGLKHTGVFSVASEVQPGAQHVAAMRKRLQEVGKTCVFSEPPLRPRLAETLTAGLPVRLAELDALGGTDPVDGKGYERLLEKLGGDLVGCLEQL